The following proteins are co-located in the Aquarana catesbeiana isolate 2022-GZ linkage group LG02, ASM4218655v1, whole genome shotgun sequence genome:
- the LOC141129566 gene encoding vomeronasal type-2 receptor 26-like: MKCPDEEWPNEKKDRCVQRLVEFLSYTDTIVVVFSAVSILCCLLTGLILRIFIHNQDTPIVKANNRNLSYLLLVSIMLSFLCVFLFLGHPVDVTCMLRVTSFGVIFSVAVSSLLAKSIMVCIAFKATKPGSPWRKWMGAKLPTFIICVLSLVQVLICVTWLSISPPFQDRDTHSYRGKIIIQCNEGSVIGFYSVLGYMGLLAAVSFIIAFLARTLPDSFNEAKYITFSMLVFCSVWIAMIPAYLSTRGKYMVAVEVFALIASSSGLLGCIFFPKCHIIVFRPDLNTKTLIH; the protein is encoded by the coding sequence atgaaatgtcctgatgaagaatggccaaatgagaagaaggatcggtGTGTTCAAAGACTGgtggaatttctctcctacactgATACCATTGTTGTAGTATTTTCggctgtctccatcctctgttgtcttctgactggtttaatattgAGGATATTTATACATAaccaggacacccccattgttaaagctaataaccggaacctgagctatcttctcctggtctccatcatgctgagcttcctctgtgtcttcttgttcctcggccATCCAGTAGATGTGACCTGCATGCTCCGTGTcacctcttttggtgtcatcttctcagttgccGTCTCTTCTCTtcttgccaaaagtatcatggtgtgtattgcttttaaagccaccaaacctgggagcccctggaggaaatggatgggagccaaaCTACCCACTTTTATCATTTGTGTCTTATCACTGGTTCAAGTCTTAATCTGTGTCACTTGGTTGTCTATTTCTCCTCCCTTCCAGGATCGGGACACTCACTCTTATCGggggaagatcatcattcagtgtaatgagggttcagttattggcttctactctgtcctgggatatatggggcttctggcagctgtgagtttcattatcgcttttttagccaggacattaccggacagttttaatgaagccaagtacatcaccttcagcatgctggtgttctgcagtgtctggattgccatgatcccggcctatctgagcaccagaggaaaatacatggtggctgtggaggtttttGCTCTAATAGCCTCAAGTTCTGGACTTCTTGGTTGTATATTTTTCCCGAAATGTCACATAATTGTGTTCAGACCTGACCTGAATACAAAAACACTTATCCACTAA